Proteins from a genomic interval of Plodia interpunctella isolate USDA-ARS_2022_Savannah chromosome 20, ilPloInte3.2, whole genome shotgun sequence:
- the l(2)k09913 gene encoding uncharacterized protein l(2)k09913 — MGVMKTMVSLAVSHGKVGLRTAKNSPFRPLLSCAPVAMVTMDRGAHTQDITKNIQYISNDKIKISADPATMKLDKLPNKPICIMINWLLARQKHVMKYATLYLEQGFDVISVSCTPWQLMWPQKGSQLVARDMIKLMAENDNGQPLTIHGFSVAGYMMGEICVEVMKDKERYQPTLDRVVAQVWDSAADISELTIGVPAAVFPKNKIMQNTLRAYMEYHLKTFHTVATIHYIRSSQMFHTTLCRAPALFLLSKSDPVGAEASNKSVHDSWVEMGIKCTWKCWERSPHVQHYNKHPQEYVAALYSHLDSHGLVSQPEKMRSRL; from the exons TCTCCGTTCCGGCCGTTGCTGTCTTGCGCGCCGGTCGCCATGGTGACGATGGACCGCGGTGCGCACACGCAGGACATCACCAAGAACATTCAGTACATCAGCAACGATAAGATCAAAATTAGCGCCGACCCCGCCACAATGAA ACTGGACAAACTCCCGAACAAGCCGATCTGTATCATGATCAACTGGCTGTTGGCGCGACAGAAGCACGTGATGAAGTACGCCACTCTCTACCTGGAGCAGGGCTTCGACGTGATCTCCGTGTCCTGCACGCCCTGGCAACTCATGTGGCCGCAGAAGGGATCACAG TTGGTGGCTCGGGACATGATCAAGCTGATGGCTGAGAATGACAACGGTCAGCCGCTGACGATCCACGGGTTCTCGGTGGCCGGTTACATGATGGGCGAAATCTGTGTCGAGGTCATGAAGGACAAGGAGAG ATACCAGCCGACGCTTGACCGCGTGGTGGCCCAGGTGTGGGACTCCGCCGCCGACATCAGTGAGCTCACCATCGGAGTCCCGGCCGCCGTCTTCCCCAAGAACAAGATCATGCAAAACACCCTCCGAGCTTATATGGA ATACCACCTGAAGACTTTCCACACTGTGGCGACGATCCACTACATCCGATCGTCGCAGATGTTCCACACGACGCTGTGCCGTGCGCCGGCGCTGTTCCTGCTCTCCAAGAGTGACCCCGTCGGCGCCGAGGCCAGCAACAAGAGCGTGCACGATAGCTGGGTCGAGATGGGCATCAAG TGCACGTGGAAGTGCTGGGAGCGCTCCCCGCACGTGCAGCACTACAACAAGCACCCGCAGGAGTACGTCGCCGCGCTCTACTCCCACCTCGACTCCCACGGGCTCGTCTCCCAGCCCGAGAAGATGCGGAGCAGGTTATAA